The Sedimentibacter sp. zth1 DNA segment CTCTTGCAATTTCTGTTGGATTATCATTAGGATTTTCTTTTATATAATCTTTAACAAGTTTCTCTTTTGAAGGTCTGCCTTCTGATTTCATTTCTCCTAAATCTTTTTAAGTCTGCTTTGTTCCCCTTGCAATTTGCAAGTGTGTTCTTTGAGTACGATAATTCCTTTTATTCTTTTCAGCAAGTAAAATTATCATTTTTAATATTTGAAACTTATCCATTAACGAACCTATACCAAAAAAGCAAGCTAATGCTAAAGTTATTAAAGACCTTTTTTTACTCTGCTGTAATGCTGTTTCTATAACAAACAAATTTTGTGCTCCTATTGGTGCAACATACGCCAATCCAATAGTTAATCCCTGAAAAAAGTAATTAATATTCATGTATATCTTCTCCGCTATTGTATTTATTTTTTATGAAGCACATGCCAGACGTCATTGAATTCATATAAAATTATATATTTACAGTTTTCACTTTGCCTTATAATCACAGTAACATATTTTGACAATTTACTCAATATTTTTTGTGCAATCAATATAATAAAATATACATAGCATCAAAATATAAATTATAGTATAATTATGTATACAAAAGATTAATGGGAGGCTTTATGACTCTTGAATTTATTGATGCTAAAACCATATTGTCTAATTATTCTGATGACAATAAATGGTTCGGCTGTAACTATAATATGAATATATACAAAGGCTGTTGTCATGGCTGTATTTACTGTGACAGCAGAAGTGAATGCTATAGAGTTGATAATTTTGATAAAGTAAGAGCTAAAAAAAATTCAACTGAAATAATAAAAAATGAATTAAAGAAAAGAAAAAAAGTTGGAGTTGTTGGTACAGGTTCTATGAGTGACCCTTACAATCCTTTTGAAAAGAAATATGAATTAACAAAAAAAGCATTGGAACTAATTGACTATTATGATTTTGGTGTAGCAATAGCGACCAAAAGTGATTTAATAACAAGAGATATTGATATACTTAAAAAAATCAAAACACATTCTCCTGTTATTTGTAAATTAACAATAACGACAGCAAATGATAACCTAAGTAAAATTATTGAACCTAACGTGTGTTCTTCATTTAAACGTTTTGAAACTATCAGAAAGCTATCACAAGAAGGCATATTTTCAGGTATATTACTTATGCCCGTTTTGCCTTTCATAACTGACAGTGAAAAAAATATAAAAAAAATAGTAGAACTTGCACATCAAAACGGAGCAAAATTTATATATGCTGCATTTGGGATGACATTAAGATCAAATCAAAGAGATTATTATTATCAAAAATTAGACGAAAAATTTCCTAATTTTAATTTAAAAGAATCATACAACAGACAGTTTGGAGACAAATACAGTTGTGGAAGTCCTAATGCTAAAGAACTTTGGAGTGTATTTGTTCATGAATGTGAAAAATACTGTATACTTTATAAAATGTCTGATATTGTTAATGACTATAAAAAAGGCTATGAAGACAGACAGATTAGTATTTTTAACTAATTGCTATTTCATAGCTTTAATACCTTATAATTTATATTCGCAACGGAAAGATTATTAATTAAATTTTACAAATGAAACACATCCATATTTTTCGCTATTATTAAATCCACACTTTTCATAAAAAGCTTTTTTGTCTTCCATATTATCTGTTAACAAAACATTTTGGTATACATTATCAAATTTTTCAAATACAGCACTAAGCAACCTATATCCTATACGATTTCTTTGATACTCAGTTAAAACAAGCAAATCCTGTATGTATATTATTGAGTAGCCATCACCTACAACTCTGATTACGCCTACAAGTTTTTCATCATGCCATGCAGATATGATTTTAAGTGAATTTTTATATGCATTTTCAAGCATTTTAGGATTACTTGTATAATTAGTCCATCCTACGTTATTATATAAACTGATAAGCAGTTCTAATTCAGGAATTATATCTTCTTTTATTTCAATATTCATTTTATTCTCCTATTGTCTTAATTTCGAATTATTTGATTGTACTAGATAGAAGAATACATCATCTATTTCTGTGCAATACAAATATTGATAAATCGGTCAAAGTTTTAAATCTTTCTCTTATTATCTTGTTATATAATCATAATTTGTATATTGCTGAATCTCAAGATTATCATTAATTCCTCCATTCAATATTCTATGTTCTGTATCTATATATGGAATGTTAATTGGATGAATTAAATGAACATATTCAAAAGATGAGCATGTAGATATTATACCATCGTTATCATCCCTATCAAAATAATATAAAACGTAGCCTCTTTGATTTTTTGTATTAAATGGGAAGCTTAGTGCGCCATAAATTTGAAAGAAATCAGATTTATAATTAAAAAAACTATTACAAGACATTTTTTTTGAACATATTCTTGGGAAGTCAGCAATATACCTAATATTATTTTTATCAAACATAAGTTTTGCATTGACAAGTTTTAACTCTCTATCAAAGTCAGCCCATATTCTGATTCCATCCTCCCAAAAAGCATTTCCATTTATCCATTCAAAATAGTGTAAAACATACAATTTTTTGTTTGGCAATTCTGTATACACTGTAGTAACTTTAATTATATTACCTTTATCAATCTTATTTTCAACTATGTCCTCTATCATATATATCTTATAATTTTTATTAAAAGCTAAATACTCAC contains these protein-coding regions:
- a CDS encoding radical SAM protein → MTLEFIDAKTILSNYSDDNKWFGCNYNMNIYKGCCHGCIYCDSRSECYRVDNFDKVRAKKNSTEIIKNELKKRKKVGVVGTGSMSDPYNPFEKKYELTKKALELIDYYDFGVAIATKSDLITRDIDILKKIKTHSPVICKLTITTANDNLSKIIEPNVCSSFKRFETIRKLSQEGIFSGILLMPVLPFITDSEKNIKKIVELAHQNGAKFIYAAFGMTLRSNQRDYYYQKLDEKFPNFNLKESYNRQFGDKYSCGSPNAKELWSVFVHECEKYCILYKMSDIVNDYKKGYEDRQISIFN
- a CDS encoding GNAT family N-acetyltransferase, whose amino-acid sequence is MNIEIKEDIIPELELLISLYNNVGWTNYTSNPKMLENAYKNSLKIISAWHDEKLVGVIRVVGDGYSIIYIQDLLVLTEYQRNRIGYRLLSAVFEKFDNVYQNVLLTDNMEDKKAFYEKCGFNNSEKYGCVSFVKFN